The Actinomycetota bacterium genome includes the window GCAAGGGGATCAGGGTCAGTTTCGTGGATGCCTTCACCCCCGGTATCGTTTTCCGCGAACTGGAGAAAGAGCTGGGCTCGGAGATAAGACCCCTCATAGTCGAGGCGAGCAAGGAATTCTTCTTCCAGCAGGTGATGGGCGCCGAGAGGCATGCGGCGCCCGGAGGATCGCAAGCCTGCCAGAGCCTGGAAGAAGCCTTCCGCGACGCGCTGTCTTTCCTCCCCATCTACGGCCAGGGCCTGGTGGAGAAGGTGTCGGGCGAGCGAGGGGAGCTGGAGATAAGGATCGTCAATCCCTATGAACCCCACCTCCTGGCCGGCTACCTCTCCGCCCTCTATGAGTCGTCCACGGGAACGGCGGCGGGGGTGGACTGGGAGGAGCGCGAGGCATCATCCGTAACCTACGTCCTGAGGGTGGAGCGTTAGGACCGGCAGGTGCTCCGGATAGACGGCGGATCGAACAGCAAGCGGCCCCGCGGACGGAAAACCGGAAATACCATTAGTCCGTTAGCTCAGGAAGGGATGGCGCCGGCACGACATGAGGTTGCGCCATGGGCTTAAAACGCCTACATCTGGCATGTTCCTGAGCAGATGTCATAATCGTTACCGGAAAAAAGGGATCCGGGGCAGTCCGGCAGCCCATGACCGCAGGCGGGAAACCGCCATCGAGACCCGACTTACGAGAGAAACAATACCCTGATGCATCAAGGCACTTCTCGCCTACGGCTGGGGGCACGATCTTGGCGGAGCGCGCCGGTCTCCGGCCCGGTTCCATCATCTTGCCGGGCAGGCTGGACGGTCTCCGCACCGGCCCCCGCCCGCCAGGCACCGGCGGCAAGCTCGCGGCCTACAGCCCCGCGGCGGATTGCGCCTCGGCTCGCGCGCCCCGAAAACTAGGCCGACAGCCCCGCTCTCATGTCCTCGATGATCTCCAGGGCGGCGCGTGCGGGATCCGGAGCCCGGGTGATCGGCCTCCCCACCACGATATAATCCGCCCCCCGGCGCATGGCCTCGCCCGGGCCGGCGAACCTCCTGTGCTCCTCGCCCTCGCCGAGCTCCGTCCTTATCCCCGGGGTCACCACCAGGAACCCCCCGCCCGCCTCCCTCCTCACCGTCTCGATCTCGCGGGGGGAGCAGATCACGCCGTCGCAGCCGTATTCGCGGGCCTTCCTCACCCTGTGCGCCACCAGCTCCTCGAGCCGGCACCCGTACCCCATGTCCTCGATATCCTCCTGATCCAGGCTGGTGAGCACGGTCACGGCGAGGAGCTTGAGGCCTGCGTCTCCCCTGCCCCGCACGGCACCCCGGATGATGGCCGCGTTCCCATGCACGGTGAGAAAGGAGACCCCCAGGGCGGCCGCGCGCGCCACCGCCCTCTCCACCGTCTCCGGGATGTCGTAGTACTTGAGGTCCAGGAACACCCTCTTGCCCCTCTCGAGCAGGTGATCGACCACCTCGCGCCCCGCCGCCGCCTGCAGGATGATCCCCACCTTGAAGAAGGACACGATGCCGTCCAGCCTCTCGACCATGGCCTTCGCCTCCGCGCCGTCCTCGCAGTCCAGGGCGCAGATAAGCCTTTCTCCCACGGCGTCCACGCTCATGCGGCTTCCCCTCTCGTCGCTCTCCCGGCCCGTCTCCACCCCTCGCCCGGCGAACCCTTCCCCGCGGCGTTTACTGATAATATAAAGCGTCGTACCCCACGGGTAAAATCATGGTATGAGAGGCGGCGCCGGCCGGCGCCCCGGTGGCAGAGGTGAAAGGGGAGGCCATGCCCTTGGAGAGGATCCGCAAGCGGGACGGCTCGGTGGTGGACTTCGAGGCCGGCAAGATAGAAGCCGCGGTGCGCAAGGCCATCGAGGCCACGGGAGAGGGGGAGGCAGCGCGGGCCGGCGAGCTCACGGAGAGGGTGGTGTCCAAGCTCGAGGCCCGCTTCGTCGAGGACATCCCCACGGTGGAGGAGGTCCAGGACCTGGTGGAAGAGGCACTCATCGAGGAGGGGCTGCCCCGTACCGCTAAGGCCTACATCCTCTACCGCGAGAGGCGCGCGGAGATCAGGCGCACCAAGGACTTCATCGGCGTCAAGGACGAGCTGAAGCTCACGGTGAACGCCGTGAACGTGCTCAAGAAGCGCTACCTGCTCAAAGACGAGCACGGGCAGGTGGCGGAGACGCCCGACCAGATGTTCCGTAGGGTGGCGAGGGCGGTGGCCAGGGCGGACCTCCAATACGACCCCGGGGCCGACGTGGCGGCCACCGAGGAGGAGTTCTACCGCGTCATGGTATCCCTGGATTACCTTCCCAACTCCCCCACCCTCATGAACGCGGGCACGGAGGTGGGTCAGCTCTCGGCCTGTTTCGTCATCCCCGTGGAGGATTCCATCCCCGGCATCTTCGACGCGGTTAAGAACATGGCCCTGGTGCACAAGTCCGGCGGGGGCACGGGGTTCTCCTTCTCGCGCCTCCGTCCCAAGGGCGACGTGGTGCAGTCCACCATGGGCATCGCCTCCGGCCCCCTCTCCTTCATGCGCATCTTCGACGTCACCACGGAGGTGATCCGGCAGGGAGGCAGAAGGCGTGGCGCCAACATGGGCATCCTGCGCTGCGACCACCCCGACATCCTGGACTTCATCATCGCCAAGGACCAGGACGGCTTCCTCGCCAACTTCAACTTATCGGTGGGCATCACCGACGAGTTCATGCAGGCCTTGGAAAAGGACGAGGTCTATTTCCTGCGCAACCCCCGCAGCGGCGCCGTCACCGGCAGCCTGCACGCCCGGGACGTCTTCAACCTCATCGTCACCCAGGCCTGGCGCACCGGGGACCCCGGGCTGGTCTTCCTGGACACCATCAACCGCCACAACCCCACCCCTCACCTGGGAGAGATCGAGTCCACCAACCCCTGCGGGGAGCAGCCCCTGCTTCCCTGGGAGAGCTGCAACCTCGGCTCCGTCAACCTCTCCAACATGGTGAGCGGCAGGCGGCTGGACGAGGAGAGGCTGCGACGGACCATCCGCACCGCGGTGCACTTCCTGGACAACGTCATCGACATCAACCGCTGGCCCCTGGAGGAGACCCGCCGCATCACCCTGGGAAACCGCAAGATAGGGCTGGGGGTCATGGGCTTCGCGGACTGCCTGCTCAAGATGGGCGTCCCTTATGACTCCGAGGAAGGGCTGCGCCTGGCGGAGGAGATCGCCGCTATCCTCGAGGAGGAATCCCACTTCGCCAGCGGGGAACTGGCAAGGAAGCGCGGCAATTTCCCCAACTACCCCGGCTCTATCTGGGAGAAAAAGGGAATGCCCATGCGCAACGCCACCACCGTCACCATAGCGCCCACGGGCACCATCAGCATCATCGCGGGTTGCTCCTCGGGAATCGAGCCCCTCTTCGCCATCTCCTTCGTGCGCAACGTCATCGAGGGCACGCGGCTCATGGAGATCAACCCCGTCTTCGAGGAGGCGGCCAGGGAAGGGGGCTTCTACAGCAACGACCTCATGATGGAGATCGCCCGCAGCGGCACCCTGCAGTACGCCGAGGGAGTGCCAGAGGAGGTCAGGCGAGTCTTCGTCACCGCCTTCGACATCGCCCCGGAATGGCACGTGCGCATGCAGGCCGCCTTCCAGGCCCACTGCGACAACGCCGTCTCCAAGACCATCAACTTCCCCTCCGACGCCTCCATAGACGACATCGAGGAGGCCTACCGCCTCGCCTACGAGCTGGGGTGCAAGGGCATCACCGTATACCGCTACGGCAGCAAGCGCGAGCAGGTCCTCTACCTGGGGAGCGACTCCATGATGCGCCTGCTGGAGAGGCCGGAATACACCATCGCCGAGTCGGAGTACGCGGGCGGATGCCCCACCCCCCTCTGCTTCTTCTGAGGACAGGGCGCGAGGGCGACGGGGGCAGCGGTGGGAGCACGTGTAGTCATCTCGCCGGCCGCGGGGCAAGGCGAGAGCGCCCGCAATCCCGGCCGCCGGGAGGCGCGAGGCCCGCGGCGGGATGCGGTGAGGCGGGGGGCAGGCGGGTGAGGCTCCTGGTCGTCTACTGCGGAGGCCCGGTTCCCGCCAGGCGGGAGAACTTCACCGTGACCTTCGACGACACATTCGCGCAGCGCTTCATCCGCCACCTCGCCAACGAGGAGAACTACTGCAGCGGCTGCGGAGCTCTCTGCGACCACTGCCGCGACACCTACGGCATCGATTTCTCCGGGGACATCGTGGACATCTTGCAGCTCCCCTCCGTTCTCCCCTACTACCTGGACGACCCCGAAGGGTTGCTGGGAGGGGGACTGACGCCCCACGACGCCACGGTGGCGGTGAACGTGCACCAGGAGGTGCTCCTCGCCCTTCCGCGCCTCGCCGCCGCGGCGGGATCGCGGGTGCTCATCGCCCCCTCCGAGGGCCCGGAGTGGGTTAGCCGCTGGGTGAGAGGAGAGGTGAAAAAGGCGTGCCGCGAGCTGGACATGGGGTGCGCCTTCCCCAAACCCTTTTGCTCCCTTCCCCCGGGCATCCACCCGGCGGTGGACGAGTTCATGCAGCACTTCCGCATCGGCTACCCCGAGCTGGAGCTGGTCGCGGGGGAAGGGGTCATAAAGGAGGCGCGGGTGCTGCGCAGCGCCCCCTGCGGCAACACCTATTACGTGGCCTTCAACCTCAAGGGCGCTCCCCTGGACGCGCGGGTAGCCGAGGTGGTGGCCAAGTACTGGCACAGCTTCCCCTGCGTGGCCTCCATGGAGATGGACCGCGAGGTGGGCGAGACCATCCTGCACCTGGGAGGCTTCATGCACTACCGCGCGGTGCAGGAAGCCCTGGCCGAGGTGGGGGTGGAGGTGGAGCTGCCCTCCTCCCCCGCCCTGGCGCGCATGAGGGCCCTCTGAGGGACGGTGACAGGACCCGGACAACAAGCCACTTCGAGCGGCGGCTCTTCGAGGCCGGAAAGATCATCTGAGGGGCAGGCACATTACCCGGGCAGAGAAAAACCCGCGGCGGCCGCAGGCATCCCACGCACATGTAGCCCACGATGTCCACGTAGTCGGCCAACTCAGAGACACACCCGCGGCGGCCGCAGGCATACCACGCCGCGACGGCCTCACGCCGGGCGCGCGAGGGCGGGCCGCGGCCTCCTGTCAGGGGAGGCCCATGATCCCGCGGGCTCCACCGGATGGCCCGGGCTAAACCGCATCCACGGCGCTACCGAAATATAATCTTGGAGAAACAGTTCAACGACGGGAGAGGACATGGCGGAGAAGACCATCCTGGTGGCGGACGACGACCCGCACATCCGGCGCCTGATCGCCGAGCTCCTCTCGGCGGAGGGGTATAAGGTGCTGCTGGCCGAGGACGGCGAGGCGGCCATGAAGATATGCTGCGAAGAACGTCCGGACCTGGTGATCCTGGACATCATCATGCCCAAGATGGACGGTATGGAGGTCTGCCGCCGCCTGCGCGACGAGACCGCCGCCCCCATCGTCTTCCTCACCGCCAAAGACGACATCACCGACCTGGTGAGCGGGCTGGCCATAGGCGGAGACGACTATATCACCAAGCCCTTCAAGGGCGCGGAGCTGATCGCGCGCGTGAAGGCGGCCCTGCGCCGCGCGGATATGGTCAGGGACCCCACGGAACTGGAGGAGTACGTCTCCGTGGGCGGCCTGGAGATCGACCGCAAGCGGCGCGAGATATCCCTGGACGGAAGGCCGGTGAACCTCACCCAGACGGAATTCGACCTCCTGTGGCTGCTGGCCAGCCACCGGGGAACCGTCTTTTCGCGCAAGGACATCGTCAAGGCGCTGTGGGGTTACGAGGACCCGGGTATATCCCGCACCATCGACACCCATATCGCGCGCCTGCGCAAGAAGATCGAGCGCGACTCCTCCAACCCCGAGTTCATCAAGACGGTGACCGGCGTAGGCTACAAGTTCTTCTGAGCCTCTTCGGATACCCCGCGGGGCGTCAGTGGCATCCCGGCCCGCCGTACCCGCGAGCCCCCGTGCGCGTACATCCATTCCGGGGAACCCCGAAGGCCTGGAGGAGACCCCCGGCCCGCAGCCTCCTAAAGCGTAACCGTCCGCGGCCTGCTATGGCTCACCCCTTACGGCGCCTTTTCCACACAGCAGTCAGCTCCTCACAAGAATCCGTGGGTCGTTTCCGGCATCTTCTTACCGCAGGAGGAGCAGATAGGCCTGGAGCGCGCGTTGGCGGCGAGCTCAGCGACGATTTTGCCTTCATCCATCGCACCCTCTTTACCCTGTGGCCCTTCAGTCCCAGAGTCAGGCGTCATAGACTTGAGATGTGCATTTCTCCCTCCTGTTTCCTGCTCACGTTTACAGCAACCAGTAAATAGGGGGAGAAAGCCTTTATGGCAAGGTTTTTTGGGGTTCAGCTACCCACAGATTCTTGTGAGGACCCATTATTTTAATAATTCTGGTTTCGGTCAAGCCCAATAGATCTCGAAGAGTGAAGAGACTCCATTGGTCATGGCAACAGCCGCAGCTCAATACTTGTTTCTCTGGCTAGTTCGTGCCGCCCCCACCGGGACGATAAGCGGGGGCAGGTTTTATGGGATTACTTCGCAATCGATCTAAAGAATGCGGCGATTTCGCTCTTGTTGATTTCGCCTCCAGCGACTCTCCAGACCA containing:
- the pyrF gene encoding orotidine-5'-phosphate decarboxylase translates to MSVDAVGERLICALDCEDGAEAKAMVERLDGIVSFFKVGIILQAAAGREVVDHLLERGKRVFLDLKYYDIPETVERAVARAAALGVSFLTVHGNAAIIRGAVRGRGDAGLKLLAVTVLTSLDQEDIEDMGYGCRLEELVAHRVRKAREYGCDGVICSPREIETVRREAGGGFLVVTPGIRTELGEGEEHRRFAGPGEAMRRGADYIVVGRPITRAPDPARAALEIIEDMRAGLSA
- a CDS encoding response regulator transcription factor, with the translated sequence MAEKTILVADDDPHIRRLIAELLSAEGYKVLLAEDGEAAMKICCEERPDLVILDIIMPKMDGMEVCRRLRDETAAPIVFLTAKDDITDLVSGLAIGGDDYITKPFKGAELIARVKAALRRADMVRDPTELEEYVSVGGLEIDRKRREISLDGRPVNLTQTEFDLLWLLASHRGTVFSRKDIVKALWGYEDPGISRTIDTHIARLRKKIERDSSNPEFIKTVTGVGYKFF
- a CDS encoding vitamin B12-dependent ribonucleotide reductase, with the translated sequence MPLERIRKRDGSVVDFEAGKIEAAVRKAIEATGEGEAARAGELTERVVSKLEARFVEDIPTVEEVQDLVEEALIEEGLPRTAKAYILYRERRAEIRRTKDFIGVKDELKLTVNAVNVLKKRYLLKDEHGQVAETPDQMFRRVARAVARADLQYDPGADVAATEEEFYRVMVSLDYLPNSPTLMNAGTEVGQLSACFVIPVEDSIPGIFDAVKNMALVHKSGGGTGFSFSRLRPKGDVVQSTMGIASGPLSFMRIFDVTTEVIRQGGRRRGANMGILRCDHPDILDFIIAKDQDGFLANFNLSVGITDEFMQALEKDEVYFLRNPRSGAVTGSLHARDVFNLIVTQAWRTGDPGLVFLDTINRHNPTPHLGEIESTNPCGEQPLLPWESCNLGSVNLSNMVSGRRLDEERLRRTIRTAVHFLDNVIDINRWPLEETRRITLGNRKIGLGVMGFADCLLKMGVPYDSEEGLRLAEEIAAILEEESHFASGELARKRGNFPNYPGSIWEKKGMPMRNATTVTIAPTGTISIIAGCSSGIEPLFAISFVRNVIEGTRLMEINPVFEEAAREGGFYSNDLMMEIARSGTLQYAEGVPEEVRRVFVTAFDIAPEWHVRMQAAFQAHCDNAVSKTINFPSDASIDDIEEAYRLAYELGCKGITVYRYGSKREQVLYLGSDSMMRLLERPEYTIAESEYAGGCPTPLCFF